ATGACATTGGCGGATAAACTCGTCATCAAACCGACTGATCCGAATTCGACAGTTAACGATTACATCACTATTCCACTTGCAGCACCCATGGCGGATATTGAATCCACGTATGACAGCGATAATGTTCGGATTTACAACGTGACTTTTAAGGCTTATGTAGACAAAGATAACGGCAACCAGCTCTTTATCCTGGGAGACGAAACAGCGACAGCATAGATATTAATGAATGGCGGGCGAAAGCTCGCCTTTTTATATTCCATTAGCGAGGTGATTGGATGTTCGAGATGTTTAAGGCAGTGAAAGAGCGTCAGATTGACAAAGCCAAAAGCGCCATGACTCCATCAGATATTTGTACGATTGGCGAAAAGGAAGTCAGAGTAACGAAGGTCACCGCGAAGAAGTTTAAGGAGATTATTCGTGTCGTTGAACGCCTTCCTGGGTTGTTGTTACAAGTCATACGAGCACCAGAACACGAGGTACATGCGCATCTCGTAGCGGCACTTGAGTTGGCGTTAGACGAAGTGATAGCGGTGACATCCATTTTAAGCGGCATTGAAGAGGAGTATCTATCTGAAAACGCTGGACTTGACGAACTTGTAGCGTATTTCATCGCGATGGAACGACACAATAACCTCTCGCGAACAGTAAAAAACGTAATGAGCCTTCTGCCGAAAGTACAGATGGAGAAAAGCGAACAGTAGACGATTGGCTTATCGAGATATCGGTGGAACTCGGTGTGAGTCAGAACGTCATAGAAACCGAGTATTACATGATCGATTTGCCAAAAGTCTTGGAAGCCAAGCGCAGGCAGAAGGCAAGAACGGCTATGGAAGATGCGATGTTGGAGATGCTTCCTCACTTGAAGAACGAGGATCGGAAGCGGTTTATAACGGAGATGGAACTCCAGTCAGGCTTAAAGAAAGAAATTGAGACACAGAATGTAAAGTTTAGTCGCGAAAAAATGGACTCTCTTCACGTTTTATATGGTCAGCTTCGAGGAAAGCGGGGTGAAGGGAAATAGCGAATGCAGGTACAATCAAAGCGAAAATGCTGTTGGAAGCGGATCAGTTCAATACAGAATTGAACCGCGCCAAGCAAAACATGAATGACACGACGACATACGGAACGAAGATGAAAAGATCGTTCGGTTTAGTCGAAAAAGCGGCACTCGCAGTCGGCGGAGCAGTGGCAATCGGCATAGGCGGATCAACGGCAGTAGCGGCGACATTCGAGCAAGCAATGTCTCGTGTCAAAGCCATTTCCGGTGCTAACGAATCTCAGTTCAAAAAACTCGAAGATGCAGCACGTCAGCTCGGCGAAACTACGTCATTTTCCGCGAGTGAAGCGGCGAGTGGTATGGAGTATCTTGCGATGGCTGGCTTCGATACTACGGAAATCATTGCCGCAATGCCTGGCGTTTTGAATCTCGCAAAATCTGGCGCAATTGATCTAGGTACTGCTGCGGATATTACTTCGAATATTCTTACTGGCTTCGGAATGTCGGCGGATCAAACGGGACACCTTGTTGACGTCATGGCTTCGACGGTTTCGAGTAGTAATACGAATATCGATCAGCTTGGGGATGCGATGAAGTATGTCGCTCCGATTGCGTCACAGCTTGGATGGAGTGTCGAGGAAACTGCTTCTGCGATTGCTGCAATGTCGTCAGCGGGAATTCAGGGGTCCCAGGCGGGCACCTCGCTCCGTCAATCGTTGCTATCACTCGTGAATCCGTCTCAGGAAGCAAAGGATTTGATGGACGAACTCGAAATATCGATCACCGGAACCAATGGCGAAATGAAGCCGATGCCAGAGTTAATCGGGCACATCGCTAACAGACTCGAAGGCATGACGGAGAAACAGAAAACGTCAACACTCGCGCAACTCGTAGGTACAGAAGCGGCATCGGGTTTTATAAACGTCATTAACAAAGGACCAGATGCTCTCGCCGAATATGCCGAAGGACTAGAGAACAGCGATGGTGCGGCTCAAAAGATGGCGGATACCATGGGCGACAATATGCTCGGTTCCTTTAAGAAGTTCCAGTCGGCGTTGGAAGGTCTCGGAATATCGATAGGAAACGAATTCCTTCCGTATTTTACCGTCATCGTCGATGCAGCTACAGATGTCGTTCGGTTATTCGGGAAATTAGATAGCGGATCAGTGGCGATGGGTCTCGCGATGGCTGGCGTAGCGAGTACAGTTGCTCTCGTCTCTACGGCTTTCCTTCGACTGCGTGTTGCGGTGGCAGCGCTATACGCAAGCATGGGTCCAGCGGGTTGGATTATCGCAGGGATTTCGGCTATTGCAGCGGTGATGACCGGATACATCATGCAACAAGAGCGTCAAGTAGAGGTTTCAATGGAACAGGTTCAAGCTGGGTTAAAGCAGACACAGGCGAACGATCAGCTCATTGGTTCCTTCGAGGAACTGAAATCGAAAAGCCGATTGACTACGGAGGAATTCGGTAGATATATCGACTTACAAGAGGAATTAGCGCAGACAAATAGCGAGGAGAAAGTCGCAGAGATAAAAGAAGAGATGGAAGGGCTGCGAGAGAAGTCGGGGTTGTCGAATGACGAACTGAATACGATGGTTCGTCTGAACGGCGAGCTGATCGAGGCGTTTCCAAATGCTGAAAAAGCTGTTTCGGAGTTCGGAAACGAAGTTGTAGAAACAACGGATAAAATGTGGGATATGAACTACCAACAACAGGAAATGTTGAAGATGGAACTCATGCAGAAGCTCTCGGAAGGTGCACACGAGTATGCGGATTGGATGGAGCAGATAAAGCAAAAAGAAAGTGAAATGACGGTGCTCCGACAGCAACATGAGGGACAGACAAGTCATATTAACGATTTATATGTTAAAAGGAAGGTATATCAAGATCGATTGTTAGATGGAGATAAAGAAAATGACTGGTACGCGAAACAACGTTTAGATCATTATGATAAGTTGATTGAAAAAGCAAAGGAAGAACGGGATGCAACGTTTGAAAAGGTTGAGGCATCAAAAGAGGATGTAGGTAATTTAAATGAAAAGATAGCGAAACATGAAATAGCAAAGCAGCAAATGGCGGATCTGTTGTTGGCGCAGAACGGTATTAATATTGAAGCGGGTAAAGGGTTAGAAGGTATTGATAAGGAGATAGAGAAAAACAAGGACCTCATTCAATCGTTGAAAGAACAGAAGACGGGTCATTTTGAGAACGATAAACTACTCCAAGAACAAATTGAAAGTTACGAAGAACAAAATTCGATTTTACAAGGTATAAAGGAATCGATAAACGAAACTGCAGGTGCACAGTTAGAAGTAAATAAAGAAATCAATGAGGGAACAAATTATGCTCGTACATTGAACGATAAATTGAATGAAGAAACGAAAAAACCAGTCGATACTTCGGATATTGACGACGGAAAGAAGAAAACAGATGAATTAAACTCAAAAGCCAATCAGAAGACGAAGAAGCCCGTAGACACAAGCGATGTGGATAAAGGTAACCAGAAAGCGGCTAATTTAAATAAAGACATTTCCAAATCCACGAAAAAGCCTATGTCGAGTAAAGATATTGAATCAGGTCAAGGAAAGGCGCGTGATTTGAATAAGGATATATCGAGAAGCATCACCAAAACAGTAAAAACATCATCTATTTGGGATGCGGTAAGTGTTGCGAAGGACCTACATGATTGGCTCACAAAACCCGCGACAAAAGCTGTTTCCGTTGTCCGTTCTATTTATGAAAATCTCGTACGTCACCAAGGCGGATTAATTCCGACATACCATACGGGGACACCCTCGTCCGTTGTTCCTGGAATCGGAGAAGTCAACGCGACTCTACTAGGTGGAGAAATGGTGCTGACGCAACAAGACCAGGCGAAGTTGTTTCGATGGATCAACGATATGGAAGCGAGTTTCGGAAACGTTGAGGTTAGTGGCGTTTCCAGTATCGGAGATCAAGAAATAACAATAAACCTTCCGGTAATTCTCGATGGAAGGCAAATTGGCCAGACTTCGCATAGCTTCTTATACAACCAGAAAACAAGCACGCTTAGATCGAAAGGCTATATGACTTGACATAGAGAGGAGGCGGTATTTTGTCATTTACTTTTAACGGAGTTCATTCGGATGAGCATAATTTAACTGTCACTAAAACCGATTCGCAGGTGTTGCCGCCACGCCAACTCCAAACCATCGAAGTTCCTGCGAGAGCGGGGACGTTATACTACGGGGCCGAAAAGGGAGCTAGGATATTCACGCTTCATTGTGCCCTCATAGGCGAAACAGATTTCGAACACAGAATTCGCTTGATTGCGGAATGGCTTGATGTTGACGAACCCGCTCCGCTTGTTTTTAATACCGAAGCCGACAAAACATACTACGCCGTGGTAAACGACACTCCGACTCTCGATAGAGTGGGAACGTACGGAGAGTTTTCGATTCAGTTCTATTGCGCCGATCCACATGCGTTTGGGGAGGTGAAAACGCAGCCAATAGCGAATCCGGACGCTGTTTTCGTGAGGCAAGGGATTCGCTATCGCGAAGATGGAACGGAGGTCACAGAAAACTATCCGGTGTACAAAGACGGAAAGTTCGGAAAGGCGGTTCTTATCGAGGAAGGGACGGAGAACCTTTTGACTACGGCTAGTTTGCCGAGTAACGAAGAGGTGGCGGTTGATGTTGGAGAGGAATATTCGCTATCAATCGTTGACGGATCTGCGAAAATCGAACACACAGAGGTTTATGAGATTAACGCGACACTCGAAAAAGAAGGGGTCGATTTTGAGGGTTATGTCGATCAGGGTTGGCAGTCAGGGACTCATGTTAATACGGTGGAAGCCGATAATGACTATCTTGAATTGGCGAAGACAGGCGAGGATTTACGGTTAATAAATGGTACGGATTCGGAGTGGGCTGACTCATCGAATACATTAGTCGACACAACCTCGGAAAATGGAAATCTAGTTCTATCGAATCTTCCATCCTGGGACGTAGAAGAGAAAATGGAGGACTATACCGACACTTGGCAGATTGCGGGTCAGGGATACGGAGGTACCGTGACGCAAAAAACGAATTATGTTGAGATCATTGATGGAGGGTCAGGGGTTTCGGGTAACTTTGGAATGGAGCTGTTAGATCAAACTGTTTTTCCAGTGACCATGGATTTCCGTGTCCGGTGTCGCGATAATACGGATGCGTACGTTGTTATTGAGGATGACATCGACTATATAAAAGTAAAACTACCAAGTACTTCTGGAGAATGGGTATGGCACCGGATTATATGCCATAGTTCTAGTTCCATGACAAAGTATGTTGATGGAGTTGAGGTTAGCGGAGGTTGGTGGAAAGGAGACTCGAAGGTGAATCAAATTCAATTTTATATCGATGGTCCTGATGGATATGGTGACTTCGATATTGGACCAACCTATATCGCGTTCGGAGAAGACCTCGGTGCGCCTCCGTCAAACCACGAATATGAGGGAAAGTGGACGACTGACTACATTTCTGTGAGTTCAGTTGATACGTATGAATCTGTAGGAGTGGGCTGGGGTGCTTCGTATCCGGCTCCGTTTTCCGCAGACGATTATACGATCACATGGGAGTCTCAGCTCAAAATCGGAGGGGCTGAACAGGGTTGGAAAGACTTTGACAAGGACAATATAGTCGGGTTGTCCAAGGGAGATGACGTTTCAAATGTTGAAGTCTGTTTCCGAATCACTCTGAAAAGCCGTGACTCCTGTTTTTCTCCGCGAATATATAGAGCAGAGTACACTTTATACTCTGGATACGAGACGGCGGGATATAGAGAATCTGCTCCGATAGATATTTCGCAGGTTGGGAAGGCTTCTAGAACAGAATTAACATGGTTTGTTTCCGATGAGCCTACAGGAACTTCAGCGAAGGTAGAAACACAGGTTTCATTGGATGGAGGATCTAGCTGGTCTGAATACACGGAAGTTGTGATTAGTAGTGATCCGATACCAGATATCAGCCAGGATACCGATCTTTCCAACGCTTATCTCCGTTACAAGTGGACACTCACGACAACCGACATTTCCGAAACCCCGTCTATTGATCGAATGGATTACGACCTTTTCACCGGATACAAACCTTCACAGACAATTGATATTGAAACGGTAGATGTCGGATCTATTGGCGAAGTCGAATCATCGTTTATCGAATGGTCAGAGGATGTCCAACCCAACACGAACATCAAAATCGAAACCAGCATCGACGGAACTAATTACAAAGAAGCGACCATCGGGTCGTCTTTTTTAGTTCCAAATGAAAACCTAAGTGGAAAATCACTATACCTTCGATACACTATCGAAACTTCGGACACTGCCGTTGCGCCTACGTTGAACAACATAGCTTGGAAAATTGCGCAACAAGAGGAAACGAGAATTTCACCTGCGACATCGACACTATCGTTGACTCCGGCAAATGTATCTCGATGGCAACTCGAAAAGAAACCGTTTCCAACCGGATGGCAAGCGTATGGCTCACCACGAAATGGCGAATGTATCTATGTTAAAACCGATGAAGTGTTAAACGAAACGGAGGGGACAATAGAGTTCTGGGTTTATGAAGAGGGAGATAGCCCGGTTCAGCGATACATGATCGACTTGAACGGAAACTCACGAATGTCGCTGTATCGAAGTACAGATGGCAACTATGTTATCTATTTCAATGGAGAAGAAGTCATGTCTTCCTCTGCGCCATCTATCGGTTGGCACGCAATCACTATACGATGGAATGGAACCGAAGTAACTCTGTTCGTCGATGGAATCGAAATGGATTCCGAGGTATTGACGCAAAGTGTTTCTTTCTACGAAGCGACGCGGCTTTATGTCGGGTGTGACCAACATGGAGCGAATCAGTGGAATAGCCTCATTGATGATATGCGAATATCGAATATTGCACGAGCAGACGAAGAGATTGCCATTGGATACAATTCCGGAGAATCGTTTGAAGTAGACGATTTCACGACATACAAAGTAACTTTCGATTCTGCTCTCGCTTCGGCTACGGATTCCTCGATGATTGTCGAAGGGACTGCGCCTGTTCAACCGATATTCACCGTGTCGATAGTAAAATCTGCATCGTATTTGAAAGTGAGTGACGGAATCCATTATGTTTATGTCACGCCGGAAGTAGGTGAAGAGTTTGTGGTTGGGGACGTAATAGTGATCGATAACGAAAGAGCAAAGGTTACCCACAACGGCACGCTAAACATGCCGGATCTTGACTCGGATTTCTTCACGATACCGAAGGGAGAAACCGAATTCATCGTTGAGCCGTCAGGAGTCGCACGTATCGAGGCTTCTTTCACTGAACGCTGGAAGTAAGGGAGGTGAAACTGTGGATAAATTGTGGATAATCAATAGAAGTACAGAGAAGGCACTTGCTGTTTTGACGAATAGCTCGAACAAGTCGTGTACCTTTTTCAACGCGGTTCATCGTGAATCGATTAACGAATTTGAGCAACTGGAATTCAGTATTGACGCTACTCACGAAGACTCGGAATACGTCATCGAAAAGAATTTCGTTTGCTTTAGAGACCTAGACGGATTATACCGACTCTTCATCATTCAGGACATACAAGAAACGCATGACTCCATTAAGACGAAAAAAGTCATTTGCGAATCCGCAGCGTCTGAACTCCTCGGAGAGCCAGTCGAAGACATTACGATTTCCAATGGGACTGCGGAATACGCGCTGGATCGAATTCTTTCCGGAACACGTTGGCAAGTCGGTACTGTAGACAATCTCGGCGAACATGATGACCGATTCTATCGTGGAAACGTCATACGTTGGATCAACCGTATCCTTGAAATCTGGGGTGGTGAAGTACGGTTCCGTGTGACTATCGCGAATAACCGAATCACGGGGCGCTACGTAGATATTGTTAGTCAACTCGGCAATTCCGTACGAAAGCGTTTCGAGTATGGAAAAGACGTGCAGCAGATCGAAAAGAAAGTAGACGCGAAAT
This sequence is a window from Mechercharimyces sp. CAU 1602. Protein-coding genes within it:
- a CDS encoding distal tail protein Dit, encoding MSFTFNGVHSDEHNLTVTKTDSQVLPPRQLQTIEVPARAGTLYYGAEKGARIFTLHCALIGETDFEHRIRLIAEWLDVDEPAPLVFNTEADKTYYAVVNDTPTLDRVGTYGEFSIQFYCADPHAFGEVKTQPIANPDAVFVRQGIRYREDGTEVTENYPVYKDGKFGKAVLIEEGTENLLTTASLPSNEEVAVDVGEEYSLSIVDGSAKIEHTEVYEINATLEKEGVDFEGYVDQGWQSGTHVNTVEADNDYLELAKTGEDLRLINGTDSEWADSSNTLVDTTSENGNLVLSNLPSWDVEEKMEDYTDTWQIAGQGYGGTVTQKTNYVEIIDGGSGVSGNFGMELLDQTVFPVTMDFRVRCRDNTDAYVVIEDDIDYIKVKLPSTSGEWVWHRIICHSSSSMTKYVDGVEVSGGWWKGDSKVNQIQFYIDGPDGYGDFDIGPTYIAFGEDLGAPPSNHEYEGKWTTDYISVSSVDTYESVGVGWGASYPAPFSADDYTITWESQLKIGGAEQGWKDFDKDNIVGLSKGDDVSNVEVCFRITLKSRDSCFSPRIYRAEYTLYSGYETAGYRESAPIDISQVGKASRTELTWFVSDEPTGTSAKVETQVSLDGGSSWSEYTEVVISSDPIPDISQDTDLSNAYLRYKWTLTTTDISETPSIDRMDYDLFTGYKPSQTIDIETVDVGSIGEVESSFIEWSEDVQPNTNIKIETSIDGTNYKEATIGSSFLVPNENLSGKSLYLRYTIETSDTAVAPTLNNIAWKIAQQEETRISPATSTLSLTPANVSRWQLEKKPFPTGWQAYGSPRNGECIYVKTDEVLNETEGTIEFWVYEEGDSPVQRYMIDLNGNSRMSLYRSTDGNYVIYFNGEEVMSSSAPSIGWHAITIRWNGTEVTLFVDGIEMDSEVLTQSVSFYEATRLYVGCDQHGANQWNSLIDDMRISNIARADEEIAIGYNSGESFEVDDFTTYKVTFDSALASATDSSMIVEGTAPVQPIFTVSIVKSASYLKVSDGIHYVYVTPEVGEEFVVGDVIVIDNERAKVTHNGTLNMPDLDSDFFTIPKGETEFIVEPSGVARIEASFTERWK
- a CDS encoding phage tail tape measure protein, which encodes MKRSFGLVEKAALAVGGAVAIGIGGSTAVAATFEQAMSRVKAISGANESQFKKLEDAARQLGETTSFSASEAASGMEYLAMAGFDTTEIIAAMPGVLNLAKSGAIDLGTAADITSNILTGFGMSADQTGHLVDVMASTVSSSNTNIDQLGDAMKYVAPIASQLGWSVEETASAIAAMSSAGIQGSQAGTSLRQSLLSLVNPSQEAKDLMDELEISITGTNGEMKPMPELIGHIANRLEGMTEKQKTSTLAQLVGTEAASGFINVINKGPDALAEYAEGLENSDGAAQKMADTMGDNMLGSFKKFQSALEGLGISIGNEFLPYFTVIVDAATDVVRLFGKLDSGSVAMGLAMAGVASTVALVSTAFLRLRVAVAALYASMGPAGWIIAGISAIAAVMTGYIMQQERQVEVSMEQVQAGLKQTQANDQLIGSFEELKSKSRLTTEEFGRYIDLQEELAQTNSEEKVAEIKEEMEGLREKSGLSNDELNTMVRLNGELIEAFPNAEKAVSEFGNEVVETTDKMWDMNYQQQEMLKMELMQKLSEGAHEYADWMEQIKQKESEMTVLRQQHEGQTSHINDLYVKRKVYQDRLLDGDKENDWYAKQRLDHYDKLIEKAKEERDATFEKVEASKEDVGNLNEKIAKHEIAKQQMADLLLAQNGINIEAGKGLEGIDKEIEKNKDLIQSLKEQKTGHFENDKLLQEQIESYEEQNSILQGIKESINETAGAQLEVNKEINEGTNYARTLNDKLNEETKKPVDTSDIDDGKKKTDELNSKANQKTKKPVDTSDVDKGNQKAANLNKDISKSTKKPMSSKDIESGQGKARDLNKDISRSITKTVKTSSIWDAVSVAKDLHDWLTKPATKAVSVVRSIYENLVRHQGGLIPTYHTGTPSSVVPGIGEVNATLLGGEMVLTQQDQAKLFRWINDMEASFGNVEVSGVSSIGDQEITINLPVILDGRQIGQTSHSFLYNQKTSTLRSKGYMT